The genomic window CCTCCGGCGAATCAGCTGATCTCAGCGAGCTTCTACGTAAGCCGGTATTCCTGGTCGCCGAAGTCAGCCACGACCCGTAGCTTGCCGCCGAGCGCTTGAACGTAGGCGCGCAAGGTCGAAAGCGTGACGGTGTCCAGCTCGCCGCGTTCGATCGCCGACACCCTCGGTTGAGTGACGCCCATAGCCTGCGCGACATCGTCCTGCGTGCGGTCCTGTTCAGTGCGGACCATCGCAAGATGCCAGGCACGAACATGGTCGTCGGTGGCCCCCTGCGCACGGATCATGTCTTCACCGGTGAGTTCGAGTTCGGTGAGCAACTCACCCACGACGGAGTACGCGTGCCATCCGGGAGCGGTCTTCTTGGTCATCTCAATCACTCTCATCACTCAACGCAGCCAGATGCTCGGCATAGCGGGCTTCAGCGAGCGGGATCGCCGTGTCGTACCAGCGCTGCCAGTTGCCGGACTTGTCACCGGCGACCAACAACACCATCTGACGCACGGGGTCGAAGAGGAACAGGATCCGCACTTCGGTTCCACCCGTGCTGGCCGGCCGAAGTTCTTTGAGGTTGTGTAAGCGACTGCCCTTGATCCGATCGACGAGCGGGCGGCCCTCGTCGGGGCCCCGGCCATTGACAACGTGCTGGATCGCTTGACCTATGAGTGCGGCAGTCTCCCGGTCAGCCTTACGGATCGTGGGTAACCACTCACGCACCTCGGGGTGAACGATCAACAGCCAGTCCGCCGCTGCCCGAACATAACAAATACGTTATGTTCGGGCAAGTTTCAGGCTCCGGACCCGGAGGGATGCGGGAGGTGCCGACGCCGAACGGGATTCCCGGCGGCCGGTGATCGTGCGGAGGTTCACCGTTGGCGGGGCTGCGGAATCCGGGTGGAGAGCTCGGGGTTCGCCGTTGTATGACGACTATCGGGTTCATCGGCAGGATCGGGACGGGACGATCGCTGAGCTGGAGGACGGCTCCGTGACCACCGGGGAACTGGTGCAGCGGCACTTCGCGGGGGCTTCGGTGGTGAAGGCGTTCAACAACATCTGGTTCGGGCATCTCGGGTCGCTGGGCCGGCCGTCGGGTGCCGCGGACCGGTCGGCGCTGCCGATCGCGGGTGATGACGCCACGGCCCGCAAGACGGTGACCGACTTCCTGGACACGATCGGGTACGACACCGTGGATCTCGGGCCGCTGGTGGAGAACCGGCGCACCCAGCGGGACACCCCGGTCTACGTGACGCCGTACGGCGTGTACGGCGAAACCGGAACCCCGGTGGACGCCGCATCGATCCGGAAGTTCACGGCTGCCGTCTAAGCCCGCACCGCCCAGGCCTGCCAGGCGGTACGCCAGGCCGGGAGCTGCCACGCCTGCTGAGCGAAGGCGCTGGGGACATCGGGAGCCAGCCCGGTACCGAACAGAAGGATCTCGCTGACGGCGCGCCGGCGGAGGTCGTCGTCGGTGCGGAACCAGGCGAATTCGTGGAACAGGTCGGCCAGCTGGGA from Actinoplanes derwentensis includes these protein-coding regions:
- a CDS encoding helix-turn-helix domain-containing protein; protein product: MTKKTAPGWHAYSVVGELLTELELTGEDMIRAQGATDDHVRAWHLAMVRTEQDRTQDDVAQAMGVTQPRVSAIERGELDTVTLSTLRAYVQALGGKLRVVADFGDQEYRLT
- a CDS encoding type II toxin-antitoxin system RelE/ParE family toxin; translation: MIVHPEVREWLPTIRKADRETAALIGQAIQHVVNGRGPDEGRPLVDRIKGSRLHNLKELRPASTGGTEVRILFLFDPVRQMVLLVAGDKSGNWQRWYDTAIPLAEARYAEHLAALSDESD
- a CDS encoding NADPH-dependent F420 reductase; translation: MYDDYRVHRQDRDGTIAELEDGSVTTGELVQRHFAGASVVKAFNNIWFGHLGSLGRPSGAADRSALPIAGDDATARKTVTDFLDTIGYDTVDLGPLVENRRTQRDTPVYVTPYGVYGETGTPVDAASIRKFTAAV